TCATCCCCGCTGCTTCGATTGTGGCTCTTCTTATGCATTTCCTTCCGGTCTTCCCGAGGAACCGGCGGGAGGGAGACGCTTAGAGCCGCCCAGATGCAGCGAATGCCAGGGCGCTATACGTCCGGGGGTGGTTTGGTTTGGCGAAACATTGCCGTCATCGGCATGGGAGATTGCCGAGCAAGCGGCGATGGCTTGCGATGTATTTTTTTCTATCGGGACTTCCGGGTTAGTGCGGCCTGCCTCTCAACTACCGGAAAGAGCGAAGCTGCATGGAGCAAAGATCATACAAATCAATGCTACGTCTACGCCGCTAGATAGTCAAGTCCATTACAACTTCCAAGGCCGTGCCGGAGAAATTTTACCGGCGCTGCTGCAATCCCT
The genomic region above belongs to Methylomicrobium agile and contains:
- a CDS encoding SIR2 family NAD-dependent protein deacylase yields the protein MFSNDFLMGLLRAEHIVVFTGAGISAESGIPTFRDAQTGLWEHYDPHALASPTGFIADQALVWGWYEWRRMQVLEAAPNDAHYAIAELASFVERLTVVTQNVDDLHERAGSCGVTHLHGSLHHPRCFDCGSSYAFPSGLPEEPAGGRRLEPPRCSECQGAIRPGVVWFGETLPSSAWEIAEQAAMACDVFFSIGTSGLVRPASQLPERAKLHGAKIIQINATSTPLDSQVHYNFQGRAGEILPALLQSLEDLF